From Candidatus Hydrogenedentota bacterium, a single genomic window includes:
- a CDS encoding iron-molybdenum cofactor biosynthesis protein, which yields MKVAVPCDENLTIAGHFGRCASFLVFETAGGNVAQDEIRPNRHSAHAHGGCHGEPGSGQPHSHAGILRALHDCQAVICRGMGWRAAEDLKVHGIEVYLVHDEDDPENAVRRFLAGELSGQP from the coding sequence ATGAAAGTTGCAGTGCCTTGCGATGAGAACCTGACGATTGCGGGCCATTTTGGCCGCTGCGCGTCGTTTCTCGTGTTCGAGACGGCGGGCGGGAACGTCGCGCAGGACGAAATCCGGCCGAACCGCCACTCGGCTCATGCCCACGGCGGGTGTCACGGTGAGCCCGGATCGGGGCAGCCGCACAGCCATGCGGGCATCCTGCGCGCACTCCATGATTGCCAGGCCGTGATCTGTCGCGGCATGGGTTGGCGCGCCGCTGAAGACCTCAAGGTGCATGGCATCGAGGTGTACCTCGTGCACGACGAGGACGACCCCGAGAACGCTGTGCGGCGTTTCCTCGCCGGGGAACTGAGCGGTCAGCCGCA
- a CDS encoding DUF134 domain-containing protein yields MPRPKCCRRVGLAPDCTLYKPAGVPATHLETVVLTLDELEAVRLADFEGLYHEEAGSRMQVSRPTFSRILETARRKIAGALIEGKAVRIEGGPVEMSATRAFQCVSCLYVWSVPFCVPRPVECPLCRSIAIRRIDMERGCGRGERRRARHRHYGQDPCAVNETKKETIE; encoded by the coding sequence ATGCCGCGGCCCAAATGCTGTCGCAGAGTCGGGCTCGCACCGGACTGTACCCTTTATAAGCCCGCGGGCGTGCCGGCAACGCACCTTGAGACGGTTGTGCTTACGCTGGACGAACTCGAGGCGGTCCGCCTGGCCGACTTCGAGGGTCTGTACCACGAAGAGGCCGGTTCTCGGATGCAGGTTTCGCGCCCGACCTTCAGCCGCATCCTCGAGACGGCGCGGCGCAAGATTGCCGGCGCATTGATCGAAGGGAAAGCGGTGCGCATAGAAGGAGGCCCCGTCGAAATGAGTGCCACACGAGCATTTCAGTGCGTTTCGTGCCTTTACGTGTGGAGCGTCCCCTTTTGCGTGCCCCGTCCCGTGGAGTGCCCTCTATGCCGGAGCATTGCAATCCGCCGCATCGACATGGAACGCGGTTGCGGTCGTGGTGAAAGGAGGCGCGCGCGCCATCGCCATTACGGCCAAGACCCTTGCGCGGTGAACGAAACCAAGAAGGAGACCATCGAATGA